In one window of Vulpes vulpes isolate BD-2025 chromosome 1, VulVul3, whole genome shotgun sequence DNA:
- the LOC112931556 gene encoding cell adhesion molecule CEACAM8-like isoform X4 — protein MEPPSASPRAGRGPWRELLLAVSLLAFWNPLTTAQVTVESVPPNAAEGKDALLRVLNLPGDTASLAWFRGEIVAPVHQILLYVVDTRVITPGPAYSGREIIYPNGSLLFQNITLNDTGSYILQIIKKNFQIEQVPGQLRVFRPVAGVISESSGAQHPPLAMLQPAAPYPRTPCPTTQQKFLSTRNYNILTQTFTARLTTKQKWLLSFTLEPSFPGARL, from the exons ATGGAGCCCCCCTCGGCCTCTCCCCGAGCAGGGCGCGGCCCCTGGCGGGAGCTCCTGCTGGCAG TCTCACTCTTAGCCTTCTGGAACCCGCTCACCACTGCCCAAGTCACTGTGGAGTCCGTGCCTCCCAATGCTGCTGAAGGGAAGGATGCTCTTCTGCGGGTCCTCAATCTGCCTGGGGATACAGCAAGCCTTGCCTGGTTCAGAGGGGAAATTGTAGCACCTGTCCATCAAATTCTATTATATGTAGTAGACACACGAGTAATTACCCCGGGGCCTGCATACAGTGGCAGAGAGATAATATACCCCAATGGATCCCTGCTGTTCCAGAACATCACCCTGAATGACACAGGATCCTACATCCTACAGAtcataaagaaaaactttcaaattGAACAAGTACCTGGACAGCTCCGAGTATTCC GGCCAGTGGCTGGTGTGATCTCAGAGAGTTCTGGTGCCCAGCATCCACCCCTT GCCATGCTCCAGCCAGCAGCTCCATATCCCCG GACTCCCTGCCCAACCACACAGCAGAAGTTCCTATCTACCAG GAATTACAACATCCTGACACAGACATTTACTGCCAGATTAACCACAAAGCAGAAGTGGCTACTTAGTTTCACCCTGGAACCCTCCTTCCCCGGGGCTCGCCTGTGA
- the LOC112931556 gene encoding cell adhesion molecule CEACAM4-like isoform X2, whose product MEPPSASPRAGRGPWRELLLAVSLLAFWNPLTTAQVTVESVPPNAAEGKDALLRVLNLPGDTASLAWFRGEIVAPVHQILLYVVDTRVITPGPAYSGREIIYPNGSLLFQNITLNDTGSYILQIIKKNFQIEQVPGQLRVFHERSTIGLPVGSIIGIALVVLIGVALVATLGYLLICTRTGRASGWCDLREFWCPASTPCHAPASSSISPDSLPNHTAEVPIYQELQHPDTDIYCQINHKAEVAT is encoded by the exons ATGGAGCCCCCCTCGGCCTCTCCCCGAGCAGGGCGCGGCCCCTGGCGGGAGCTCCTGCTGGCAG TCTCACTCTTAGCCTTCTGGAACCCGCTCACCACTGCCCAAGTCACTGTGGAGTCCGTGCCTCCCAATGCTGCTGAAGGGAAGGATGCTCTTCTGCGGGTCCTCAATCTGCCTGGGGATACAGCAAGCCTTGCCTGGTTCAGAGGGGAAATTGTAGCACCTGTCCATCAAATTCTATTATATGTAGTAGACACACGAGTAATTACCCCGGGGCCTGCATACAGTGGCAGAGAGATAATATACCCCAATGGATCCCTGCTGTTCCAGAACATCACCCTGAATGACACAGGATCCTACATCCTACAGAtcataaagaaaaactttcaaattGAACAAGTACCTGGACAGCTCCGAGTATTCC aTGAAAGAAGCACCATAGGCCTCCCTGTGGGGTCTATCATTGGCATTGCACTCGTGGTCCTGATTGGAGTAGCGCTTGTGGCCACACTGGGGTATCTCCTGATCTGCACAAGGACTGGAAG GGCCAGTGGCTGGTGTGATCTCAGAGAGTTCTGGTGCCCAGCATCCACCCCTT GCCATGCTCCAGCCAGCAGCTCCATATCCCCG GACTCCCTGCCCAACCACACAGCAGAAGTTCCTATCTACCAG GAATTACAACATCCTGACACAGACATTTACTGCCAGATTAACCACAAAGCAGAAGTGGCTACTTAG
- the LOC112931556 gene encoding cell adhesion molecule CEACAM4-like isoform X1, translating into MEPPSASPRAGRGPWRELLLAVSLLAFWNPLTTAQVTVESVPPNAAEGKDALLRVLNLPGDTASLAWFRGEIVAPVHQILLYVVDTRVITPGPAYSGREIIYPNGSLLFQNITLNDTGSYILQIIKKNFQIEQVPGQLRVFHERSTIGLPVGSIIGIALVVLIGVALVATLGYLLICTRTGRASGWCDLREFWCPASTPCHAPASSSISPDSLPNHTAEVPIYQVSVGNGRLGPHSFMGQRICPQPTTCCALSFRKQQNKEVVGGIRDLEKKPATEPSSQSCCPGGPRF; encoded by the exons ATGGAGCCCCCCTCGGCCTCTCCCCGAGCAGGGCGCGGCCCCTGGCGGGAGCTCCTGCTGGCAG TCTCACTCTTAGCCTTCTGGAACCCGCTCACCACTGCCCAAGTCACTGTGGAGTCCGTGCCTCCCAATGCTGCTGAAGGGAAGGATGCTCTTCTGCGGGTCCTCAATCTGCCTGGGGATACAGCAAGCCTTGCCTGGTTCAGAGGGGAAATTGTAGCACCTGTCCATCAAATTCTATTATATGTAGTAGACACACGAGTAATTACCCCGGGGCCTGCATACAGTGGCAGAGAGATAATATACCCCAATGGATCCCTGCTGTTCCAGAACATCACCCTGAATGACACAGGATCCTACATCCTACAGAtcataaagaaaaactttcaaattGAACAAGTACCTGGACAGCTCCGAGTATTCC aTGAAAGAAGCACCATAGGCCTCCCTGTGGGGTCTATCATTGGCATTGCACTCGTGGTCCTGATTGGAGTAGCGCTTGTGGCCACACTGGGGTATCTCCTGATCTGCACAAGGACTGGAAG GGCCAGTGGCTGGTGTGATCTCAGAGAGTTCTGGTGCCCAGCATCCACCCCTT GCCATGCTCCAGCCAGCAGCTCCATATCCCCG GACTCCCTGCCCAACCACACAGCAGAAGTTCCTATCTACCAGGTGAGTGTGGGCAATGGTCGTTTGGGTCCCCATAGCTTTATGGGCCAGAGGATCTGCCCCCAGCCTACCACATGCTGTGCTCTCAGCTTCAGGAAACAGCAGAACAAAGAGGTAGTAGGAGGTATAAGGGACCTGGAAAAGAAACCAGCCACAGAGCCCAGCTCTCAGAGTTGCTGCCCAGGTGGGCCTAGATTCTGA
- the LOC112931556 gene encoding cell adhesion molecule CEACAM4-like isoform X3 yields the protein MEPPSASPRAGRGPWRELLLAVSLLAFWNPLTTAQVTVESVPPNAAEGKDALLRVLNLPGDTASLAWFRGEIVAPVHQILLYVVDTRVITPGPAYSGREIIYPNGSLLFQNITLNDTGSYILQIIKKNFQIEQVPGQLRVFHERSTIGLPVGSIIGIALVVLIGVALVATLGYLLICTRTGRASGWCDLREFWCPASTPCHAPASSSISPDSLPNHTAEVPIYQE from the exons ATGGAGCCCCCCTCGGCCTCTCCCCGAGCAGGGCGCGGCCCCTGGCGGGAGCTCCTGCTGGCAG TCTCACTCTTAGCCTTCTGGAACCCGCTCACCACTGCCCAAGTCACTGTGGAGTCCGTGCCTCCCAATGCTGCTGAAGGGAAGGATGCTCTTCTGCGGGTCCTCAATCTGCCTGGGGATACAGCAAGCCTTGCCTGGTTCAGAGGGGAAATTGTAGCACCTGTCCATCAAATTCTATTATATGTAGTAGACACACGAGTAATTACCCCGGGGCCTGCATACAGTGGCAGAGAGATAATATACCCCAATGGATCCCTGCTGTTCCAGAACATCACCCTGAATGACACAGGATCCTACATCCTACAGAtcataaagaaaaactttcaaattGAACAAGTACCTGGACAGCTCCGAGTATTCC aTGAAAGAAGCACCATAGGCCTCCCTGTGGGGTCTATCATTGGCATTGCACTCGTGGTCCTGATTGGAGTAGCGCTTGTGGCCACACTGGGGTATCTCCTGATCTGCACAAGGACTGGAAG GGCCAGTGGCTGGTGTGATCTCAGAGAGTTCTGGTGCCCAGCATCCACCCCTT GCCATGCTCCAGCCAGCAGCTCCATATCCCCG GACTCCCTGCCCAACCACACAGCAGAAGTTCCTATCTACCAG